A segment of the Necator americanus strain Aroian chromosome IV, whole genome shotgun sequence genome:
TTATTAGTGCTGAACTGTCTGCTTCGTTTGTTGTGAAAGTGACTTGATCAAAAGCCAATCTTTAAATGGGGAATACATACGGTAATAATTTCACTCCTTTTCATTTCGTTAGAAAACACTCATCTTACCTCTTAGCATTTTATTTAATTGCTTCCTCACACTAACATAAGAACGTTGTGGTCTTTCACATATTGAGGGTTCAAATAAGTTTTGAGGGATTTGTAAAAGATGGCGTAACCAGCATTAAATCGAATCGCATCCATCTTGTAACTATTCTATTCATGTTGAAACGTTGTCATCTCTCTCAAAAAATTAGTATATATCATTTCTCTTAAGTGTAAACgacatacttttttttgtgccttAGCTGTGCCAACCGTTGTGCCAACAGAACACAATTTGCGGGAAGAGCTGCCATTTTGTTCTAATTTGAGGACAGGCTGATGGACATGATGACGATTGCTGTATGATATAAAAAGGCATCAGTCacacgaaactgaggtggtacggatttcaggtggagtattcgtatacgggatcgtatattatggagagggaagtgattccgtccgtttcttcctaattgccgtaaaaaacggcccggaagatacggcgcatgcacaaggttGGCACGCTCtaattccttgtagaaaatattgcgcCGAAACGCCCgacgccgtatcttccgggccgttttttacggcaattagggagaaatggacgggatcacccctttctctataatctacgatcccgtatacgaatactccacctgaaatccgtaccagctcagattcgtggggtgatgtctatAAGGGGAAAATCAAAACATGTGAGTACCGCGTCTGGCATTTCAAAAGTGGCGTTTTTATACCAGCGACAAAGAACTCGAACTGGGTGCATCTGCTGCGATCAGCTCTGAGTGATCTACTACAAGCTATTCCTGCCTAATGAAACCATCACTGCGTAAGATCACCAACTATAACTTATGCAATTGAGCTGGCCATTAGCGCTCAAACACCCCCAATatgccaaaaaaaacatgacaaGCGATATTTAAGCACGACGACGCTCGCCCACATGTTGCAAAAGTCGTTCTGAAAGCGCTTCATCGGAGATTTCTACCCAGGCACCCAAGCCGCTGTATTCGCCAGAATTGCCTCATTCCGAGTACCGATTGGTCCGATCGATGACTCATGCCACGGCCAAACTCATGCAGTCACTTCTTAGGCAAAACTTTGGTTGATCCTTGGATCACCTCAAAAGACGAGGGATTTTTTCAACTCCGTGTAATCCGATTctcgaaaaatggaaaaatatcgTAACTTACGATGAACAACTAAACCCTAATGCCTTCAATGAAATGTGTCACACCAATTCCTCTGAATAAAGCataaaagttacaaaaaaccCCTTACGATTTGTTTGTACCCTTAATACCTCAAGCtgcaaaatctgcaaaaatttgatgtttAAGCTTAAATctgttatatttctttttgttcgtcGATTGCATATAATTCTTTCAAacttctcttttctattaatattaaattacaagctcaaaaaaaagttcaaagacGAGGCAAGTTACATAggtgttttttcttagtaaaaCCAAGAAGGAGTGACAATGATGTCGTATTTGCACCTGCTTGTGCCAAAGCACTTTTATaacaaaaaagctgaaaattcTACAGTCAACAATAGCGATGGTAACAATTTACTCGGACACTCAAAAACCGCGACCATCAAACCGCTCctggttcctctttttttccccggaatttaaagatttttctagaatctccattttttccaGGGTTCCTTTATATTATCCACCTATCATTCCTGTTCCATACCAAGTGTTCTATATCCTCATTCCGACTATAAGTATCATTGGTAATGCCTTCATCGTCTATGTTACTATACGATCCAGGTGAACGATGTTCAACTATTCATAATGGTATAACAGTCTAGGTAGCACCGTATCGCATTATTCTCTTACTCATCTCATTCTGCTTTAGCATCGCTTAcataaataatctgtttgagttttcattacaaaaaaagatcGGCGCCCTGGATTTCCTTCGAAGTACCTTACATTTTAAACGTTTTAAAAGGATGTCTCGACACTTTTTATCTGATGATCAGGCGGCAAGTTGAAAACGATCACTTATTTGAATACTTAGATGGCCTGCCTTCAGTGGACGTTCGGgcctcaatttcttttccactcgtttcgatCTCTCGCCATTGTCGTTTTAGTTTCAGTTTCATGGGTGacgttgaaaaaattcttgagccatatccagctgagctctcagctggtccatccgtgcagcgaactcATCACCTGGTCCTGTTGGCGTTTTCCTTCAGGGCCTTTTGGCATCCACTttagcgttcttttttttgttcatctatcgtcgattcttttcATACTGCGGTCGGCTCATCTaagttttgctttcgatatacaTTCTGCTgagtcgcgaagacgggacactGTTCTTAAGTTGCACATGCGAAGACCGACTGGGCGTTGtttgcgccggttaaacttcagaaggcatcTCTCGAGGGATTTGTGGGTAGTTCCTAGATCTCGCAGCGGTGTCCCATCTTCGCGACCCGGCAGAAtacatttcgaaaacaaagcatagatggcccagccacattatgagaagaatcgacgtcTCCGCTGCATAACAGAGcactggaagaactgtcgagtcgaacagatgggcaggAAATGGCGGGTCCCAGTGAGCAGGGTACTGAGACAGTACACGCGCTGGAGGGGCAAGAAGagttttccccaaactaagcagccctgccatGGCGAGCACAGTTTTCACCACAgatcgtcgcccaacctatagggatcagggagccaccttgcgacattttgctaagACGGTAGTGAATCCTCCACAGTTCGGAAGAGGAGAAGGATGTACCTTCTGCAGAAGGATGTACCTCCGCtttgcatcgcagttcgacgcctaAGTGAATACTGGATTATTTCCACTGTGGCATACACACGCACAATTTCTCCAACGAATACGTTGaaggatttatttttgatctactcaacaagaaaataaaaaaaaatatgtggaaaattTTACGCTCCAGACAAATT
Coding sequences within it:
- a CDS encoding hypothetical protein (NECATOR_CHRIV.G17304.T1), which gives rise to MAGLLSLGKTLLAPPARVLSQYPAHWDPPFPAHLFDSTVLPVLCYAAETSILLIMWLGHLCFVFEMYSAGSRRWDTAARSRNYPQIPREMPSEV